In Candidatus Bathyarchaeota archaeon, the sequence TAATTACTACAAATATTGCTATCGCCGCTATTATCAACAGCGCAGTTATTGGAAGAGCAGCGCTTAACCCTTGATTCACAAACACGTTGTAAAGGTAGACCGGAGCGGTTGGGGGAACAGTAGCCAAAATGATTACTGCGCCGAATTCGCTTATGGCCCTAGCCCAAGTAAGTAAGCATCCAGTTAATATTCCTCTGAATGCAAGCGGAA encodes:
- a CDS encoding molybdenum ABC transporter permease, with protein sequence PLAFRGILTGCLLTWARAISEFGAVIILATVPPTAPVYLYNVFVNQGLSAALPITALLIIAAIAIFVVIKLIAAKPLKPVY